A single Carettochelys insculpta isolate YL-2023 chromosome 2, ASM3395843v1, whole genome shotgun sequence DNA region contains:
- the ID4 gene encoding DNA-binding protein inhibitor ID-4, whose amino-acid sequence MKAVSPVRHPSRKAQAGCCGGGGGGGGGQVALSCLAEHGCKGAPSGEEPAALCLQCDMNDCYSRLRRLVPTIPPNKRVSKVEILQHVIDYILDLQLALETHPALLRQQPPQPPPLHPGSCPAAAPRTPLTALNTDPAGAVNKQGDSILCR is encoded by the exons ATGAAAGCGGTCAGCCCAGTCCGCCACCCCAGCAGGAAGGCACAGGCGGGctgctgcggcggcggcggcggcggcggaggcgggcaggtggctctgagctgcctggcCGAGCACGGCTGCAAGGGGGCCCCGTCGGGCGAGGAGCCGGCAGCGCTGTGCCTGCAGTGCGATATGAATGACTGCTACAGCCGGCTCCGGAGGCTGGTGCCCACCATCCCGCCCAACAAGCGGGTCAGCAAAGTGGAGATCCTGCAGCACGTCATCGACTACATCCTcgacctgcagctggctctggagacGCACCCGGCTCTGCTCAGGCAGCAGCCGCCGCAGCCACCGCCGCTGCACCCAGGGAGCTGTCCCGCAGCCGCCCCCCGGACCCCGCTTACAGCCCTCAACACCGACCCG GCCGGCGCTGTGAACAAGCAAGGGGACAGTATTCTGTGCCGCTGA